A DNA window from Nitrospirota bacterium contains the following coding sequences:
- a CDS encoding metalloregulator ArsR/SmtB family transcription factor, producing MPTLSGKNRAKTAELCHALADETRLDILDQLKDGERCVCELTDALQAGQSRLSFHLKVLKDAGLIQDRPEGRWIYYAINADAVAELEELVASLRVMRKKGRSDPRC from the coding sequence ATGCCTACCTTGTCGGGGAAGAACCGGGCCAAGACCGCCGAACTATGCCACGCGCTGGCAGACGAGACCAGGCTGGACATTCTCGACCAGCTGAAGGACGGCGAACGTTGCGTCTGCGAGCTGACCGATGCCCTGCAGGCCGGGCAATCGCGGCTGTCGTTTCACCTGAAAGTCCTAAAAGATGCAGGCTTGATTCAGGATCGTCCCGAGGGCCGCTGGATCTATTACGCCATCAATGCCGATGCGGTTGCGGAGCTTGAAGAGCTGGTGGCGTCGCTCAGGGTCATGAGGAAGAAGGGCCGCTCCGATCCCCGCTGCTGA
- a CDS encoding methyltransferase domain-containing protein, translated as MDEITQKVSDRYAKAASTGEQMCCPTSYDMANLQSFIPEEVLKISYGCGTPAGLKTVSQGETVLDIGSGGGIDCFEASRLVGPTGHVIGIDMTDTMLAIARKNAPLVAANLGYPLSNVEFRKGMADAMPVEEGTVDLIISNCVINLAPDKRRVFREMFRVAKSGGRFTISDIVADQPVPQYLIHDTEKWGDCLSGALTLADYIAGLAGAGFLGIHLITSSPWQVIDGIHFFSVTLTGYKLPAEAPVSPVRYATLRGPFSRVVDELGTTYFRGVPQPITPDVVGLLSLAPLAAHFVLSPDQVRLDQTDGRWTAVCPPEASCLWQGHFALLAGPFAEAADDDHHLYRRGEPVEICDKTLAVLATTGYEPHFAIINRAGRSVSGEAVTCAPDGSCC; from the coding sequence ATGGATGAGATTACCCAAAAAGTCAGCGATCGTTATGCCAAGGCCGCGTCGACGGGCGAACAGATGTGTTGCCCGACCAGTTACGATATGGCCAATCTCCAATCCTTCATCCCCGAAGAGGTCCTCAAGATTTCCTATGGCTGCGGAACGCCGGCCGGGCTGAAGACCGTCTCCCAGGGAGAAACCGTGCTGGACATCGGGTCCGGCGGCGGGATCGATTGTTTCGAAGCCTCCCGGCTCGTCGGCCCCACCGGCCACGTCATCGGGATCGACATGACCGACACAATGCTGGCCATCGCCAGAAAGAATGCCCCCCTCGTCGCGGCCAATCTTGGCTATCCTCTGTCCAACGTCGAGTTTCGCAAAGGGATGGCGGATGCGATGCCGGTGGAGGAGGGGACGGTCGATTTGATCATCTCCAATTGCGTGATCAACCTGGCGCCGGATAAACGGAGGGTCTTCCGGGAAATGTTTCGCGTGGCCAAGTCGGGCGGGAGGTTCACGATCTCCGATATCGTGGCAGATCAACCGGTGCCGCAATATTTAATCCATGATACGGAAAAATGGGGCGACTGCCTCTCCGGGGCCCTGACGCTCGCAGACTATATCGCGGGGCTGGCGGGAGCCGGCTTCCTGGGCATTCACCTGATCACGTCCTCGCCCTGGCAGGTGATCGACGGCATTCACTTCTTCTCCGTCACCTTAACCGGCTATAAACTTCCCGCCGAGGCGCCGGTCTCACCTGTTCGTTATGCCACGCTCCGCGGACCCTTCAGCCGGGTGGTCGATGAACTGGGCACGACCTATTTCCGAGGCGTACCCCAGCCGATCACGCCGGACGTTGTCGGCCTCTTAAGCCTGGCTCCGTTGGCTGCGCACTTTGTCCTGTCCCCCGACCAGGTCAGGCTGGATCAAACCGATGGCCGATGGACTGCGGTTTGTCCGCCAGAGGCCTCCTGCCTCTGGCAAGGGCACTTCGCCCTGCTCGCAGGGCCCTTCGCCGAAGCAGCCGACGACGATCACCATCTCTATCGCCGGGGTGAACCGGTGGAGATTTGCGACAAGACACTCGCCGTATTAGCGACAACAGGCTATGAACCCCATTTCGCGATCATCAATCGCGCGGGCCGGAGCGTCAGCGGTGAAGCTGTGACCTGCGCACCAGATGGGAGCTGCTGCTGA
- the arsS gene encoding arsenosugar biosynthesis radical SAM protein ArsS (Some members of this family are selenoproteins.) — protein sequence MALTLLGQQNPLASPTEQLKILRETTSCPPFESQLDRVGLLPLRATGITVFQINVGKLCNQTCRHCHVDAGPDRTESMSLETAEQCIRALAKTDIPTVDITGGAPELNPNFRWLVEQAHSLGRHVLDRCNLSVLLLPSQADLGEFLARHRVEVVASLPSYQAGQTDAQRGEGIFEKSIEALRLLNRLGYGQPDSGLSLNLVYNPTGAFLPPKQEAIEAQFRKELLARQGVSFNHLYTITNMPISRFLEFLLESGNYEQYMERLANAFNPVAAANVMCRHIISVSWDGRLYDCDFNQMLDLPVNQTALAHIRDFDPVQLAQRQIVTNNHCYGCTAGAGSSCGGAVTV from the coding sequence ATGGCTCTGACCCTGCTGGGACAACAGAATCCCCTCGCCTCCCCCACGGAACAATTGAAGATTCTCAGGGAGACCACGAGCTGTCCCCCCTTCGAGTCACAACTCGATCGAGTCGGCCTGCTCCCCCTCCGCGCCACCGGGATCACGGTCTTTCAAATCAATGTCGGCAAGCTCTGCAATCAGACCTGTCGGCACTGCCATGTCGATGCGGGACCGGACCGGACCGAAAGCATGTCCCTCGAAACGGCGGAGCAATGCATCAGGGCTCTCGCGAAGACCGATATTCCTACCGTCGATATCACGGGCGGAGCGCCGGAACTGAATCCCAACTTCCGCTGGCTGGTCGAGCAGGCTCATTCCCTCGGTCGGCATGTGCTGGATCGCTGCAACCTCTCCGTGCTGCTGCTTCCGTCACAGGCGGATCTGGGCGAGTTCCTGGCTAGACATCGCGTGGAAGTGGTCGCCTCGCTCCCCTCCTATCAAGCGGGGCAAACCGACGCGCAGCGAGGAGAAGGCATCTTTGAAAAATCGATCGAAGCCCTGCGGCTGCTCAATCGGCTTGGCTATGGCCAGCCTGACAGCGGGCTCTCGTTGAATCTCGTCTACAATCCGACAGGGGCCTTTCTTCCGCCGAAGCAGGAGGCCATCGAAGCACAGTTCCGGAAAGAACTTCTGGCTCGGCAGGGAGTCTCGTTCAACCACCTCTATACGATCACCAACATGCCGATCAGCCGGTTTCTTGAGTTTCTCCTGGAGAGCGGCAACTACGAGCAGTATATGGAACGGTTGGCCAACGCCTTCAATCCCGTTGCCGCGGCCAACGTGATGTGCCGTCACATAATTTCAGTGAGTTGGGATGGCAGACTCTACGACTGCGACTTCAACCAGATGCTGGATCTACCGGTTAACCAGACGGCGCTGGCCCATATCCGAGACTTCGACCCGGTTCAACTCGCCCAGCGCCAGATCGTCACAAACAACCATTGCTACGGCTGCACTGCCGGGGCCGGTTCGTCTTGCGGCGGGGCTGTCACGGTGTAA
- the arsB gene encoding ACR3 family arsenite efflux transporter — translation MEATPPAVEKKLNPFERYLTLWVSLCMVVGVLLGQAAPGLVQTLREMEFGQGSHINLPIALLIWLMIVPMMMKVDFASIRHVGTRPTGLFITLFVNWVVKPFSMAFFAWLFFRIVFAAWITPAEADQYIAGAIILAAAPCTAMVFVWSYLTDGDPAYTLVQVSVNDLIMLVLFVPIVGLLVSGASSLSVPYDVLFYSVLAFIVIPLAIGWGLRAWLVRQQGQLWLEEVLLPRFAPVTISALLLTLVFIFAFQAQNIMGKTVHVVLIAVPILFQVYMNSSLAYGLMYRFHVPYEIAAPGALIGASNFFELAVATAIALFGPESGAALVTVVGVLVEVPVMLSVCGICNRTRHWFRREVVA, via the coding sequence ATGGAAGCCACGCCGCCGGCAGTCGAGAAGAAACTGAATCCCTTTGAACGGTACCTGACCCTCTGGGTATCGCTCTGCATGGTTGTTGGCGTGCTGCTCGGGCAGGCGGCTCCCGGCCTTGTCCAGACCTTGCGGGAGATGGAGTTCGGCCAGGGCAGCCATATCAACCTGCCAATCGCGCTGCTCATCTGGCTCATGATCGTGCCGATGATGATGAAGGTCGATTTCGCCTCGATTCGCCATGTCGGAACTCGCCCGACCGGATTGTTCATTACCCTGTTCGTCAATTGGGTGGTTAAACCCTTCTCGATGGCGTTCTTTGCCTGGCTCTTCTTCCGTATCGTCTTTGCTGCCTGGATCACGCCAGCCGAAGCCGATCAATATATCGCCGGGGCGATCATTCTGGCCGCAGCCCCCTGCACGGCGATGGTGTTCGTCTGGAGCTATCTGACGGACGGTGATCCCGCCTATACGCTGGTCCAGGTGTCGGTAAACGATCTCATCATGCTCGTGTTGTTTGTGCCGATTGTCGGTCTGCTGGTGAGCGGCGCCTCGTCCCTGTCCGTGCCCTATGATGTCTTGTTCTATTCGGTCCTGGCCTTCATCGTGATTCCTCTGGCGATCGGGTGGGGGCTCCGGGCCTGGCTCGTGCGGCAACAGGGGCAGTTGTGGCTGGAAGAGGTGCTGTTGCCGCGATTCGCTCCGGTCACCATCTCGGCCCTGCTCCTCACCTTGGTCTTCATCTTTGCCTTCCAGGCCCAGAACATTATGGGCAAGACGGTGCATGTCGTATTGATCGCGGTGCCGATTTTGTTCCAGGTTTATATGAATTCTTCATTGGCCTATGGGCTCATGTACCGGTTTCATGTGCCCTATGAAATCGCGGCGCCTGGTGCCTTGATCGGGGCCAGTAACTTTTTCGAATTGGCGGTGGCGACCGCCATTGCGCTGTTCGGCCCCGAATCGGGAGCGGCGTTGGTCACGGTGGTGGGGGTGCTGGTGGAGGTGCCGGTCATGTTGTCGGTCTGCGGCATCTGCAACAGAACGAGACATTGGTTCAGGCGTGAGGTGGTGGCATGA
- the hflC gene encoding protease modulator HflC, whose protein sequence is MTKQGFIIAMLAVVMGLFLLGASPLFIVDITQNAIVVQLGKPVRNLTEPGLYAKVPFIQEVTYFDKRLLDYDSDPQDVITQDKKTLLLDNYAKWRIVDPLKVYQNFQSQRGALQRLHDIIYSELRVELGRHDLLEIVATGRAELMTIVTQRSNEKASAYGIEIQDVRIKRADLPEQNEKAVFARMQAERERQAKQYRAEGAEEAQKIRSEAEKDREIILAQAYKESEELRGAGDAKAFKVYADAYRQDPHFFEFTRSMEAYKKTFKDKSTMVVSPDSEFFHYLKHR, encoded by the coding sequence ATGACCAAGCAGGGATTCATCATTGCCATGCTGGCGGTCGTCATGGGGTTGTTTCTCCTGGGAGCCTCGCCGCTCTTCATCGTGGACATCACCCAGAATGCGATCGTCGTCCAGCTCGGCAAGCCGGTTCGCAACCTTACGGAGCCGGGGCTCTACGCGAAGGTGCCGTTCATTCAAGAAGTCACCTACTTCGACAAACGCCTGCTGGACTATGACTCGGACCCCCAAGATGTGATCACGCAGGACAAGAAGACCCTGCTGCTGGACAACTACGCCAAATGGCGGATTGTCGACCCCTTGAAGGTGTATCAGAACTTTCAAAGCCAGCGGGGCGCGCTCCAACGGCTGCACGACATTATCTATTCCGAGCTCCGGGTCGAACTCGGGCGCCATGACCTGCTGGAAATCGTCGCGACGGGCCGAGCCGAGCTCATGACCATCGTGACCCAACGGTCGAATGAGAAGGCCTCCGCCTACGGGATCGAAATTCAGGATGTGAGGATCAAACGCGCCGACCTGCCAGAGCAGAACGAAAAGGCCGTGTTTGCCAGAATGCAAGCCGAGCGGGAACGGCAGGCGAAGCAATACCGGGCGGAAGGGGCTGAGGAAGCGCAGAAAATCCGTTCAGAGGCGGAAAAAGACCGCGAAATTATTCTGGCTCAGGCCTACAAGGAATCGGAAGAACTGCGTGGCGCCGGGGATGCGAAAGCCTTTAAGGTCTATGCGGACGCCTACCGGCAGGACCCTCACTTCTTTGAATTTACCCGTTCGATGGAAGCCTACAAGAAGACGTTCAAAGACAAGTCCACCATGGTGGTCAGCCCTGATTCAGAGTTCTTCCACTATCTGAAGCATCGCTAG
- the hflK gene encoding FtsH protease activity modulator HflK: protein MVYDPKDPWSKKSDPLEDVLRQAQSQFKNLMPSSGIRNLAMAALLIFLTWQSAFIVSPDEEGVVKRFGTPVRTVGPGPHVKIPLIESVLQPKVEKLHRIEIGFRTDRQGRQQMLAQEALMLTGDMNILAIEFIVQYKIKGSANYLFSVAEIHETIGKAAEASMREVVGKSKIDEALTTGKAQIQQDTMVLLQSILDQYQGGVQIAAIQLQDVDPPEAVAAAFKDVTNAKEDREKLINQSQSYRNDILPKAKGEAAQVVNQAKGYAQARLNRAQGEANRFVATLKEYNQAKDIISKRLYIETMEEILPNMEKIIIDGKAGDRVLPYLPLERLKAKSSAAEEPKP, encoded by the coding sequence ATGGTATATGACCCCAAAGATCCCTGGAGCAAGAAGAGCGACCCGCTCGAGGATGTCCTCCGGCAGGCTCAATCGCAGTTCAAGAACCTGATGCCCTCAAGCGGCATCAGAAACCTTGCCATGGCCGCGCTGTTAATTTTTCTCACCTGGCAGAGCGCGTTCATCGTGAGCCCGGACGAAGAAGGTGTCGTCAAACGATTCGGCACCCCGGTCCGCACCGTGGGACCTGGCCCCCATGTGAAAATTCCTCTCATCGAGTCGGTCCTGCAGCCGAAAGTCGAAAAGCTCCATCGGATCGAGATCGGGTTCCGGACCGATCGGCAGGGCCGCCAGCAAATGTTAGCGCAGGAAGCCCTGATGCTCACCGGCGACATGAACATCCTGGCCATCGAGTTCATCGTGCAATATAAGATTAAAGGCTCTGCGAACTATCTCTTTAGTGTCGCGGAGATCCATGAGACGATCGGCAAAGCGGCCGAAGCCTCCATGCGGGAAGTGGTCGGCAAGAGCAAGATCGACGAGGCCTTGACGACCGGCAAAGCCCAGATCCAGCAGGACACCATGGTGCTCCTCCAGTCCATTCTCGACCAGTATCAGGGCGGCGTCCAAATCGCCGCCATTCAACTGCAAGATGTCGATCCTCCGGAAGCGGTGGCGGCGGCCTTCAAAGATGTGACCAATGCCAAGGAAGATCGGGAGAAGCTGATCAACCAGTCACAGAGCTATCGCAACGACATTCTGCCGAAAGCCAAAGGCGAAGCCGCTCAGGTGGTGAACCAGGCCAAGGGCTATGCCCAGGCCAGGCTGAACCGCGCCCAGGGCGAGGCCAACCGTTTCGTGGCGACCCTGAAAGAATACAATCAGGCCAAAGACATCATCAGCAAGCGGCTCTACATCGAAACCATGGAAGAAATCCTGCCGAACATGGAAAAAATTATCATTGACGGCAAAGCGGGCGATCGCGTGCTGCCCTACCTGCCGCTTGAACGGCTCAAAGCCAAATCCAGCGCCGCTGAGGAGCCAAAACCATGA
- a CDS encoding DUF2784 domain-containing protein, whose protein sequence is MMYPLLANLTLIVHLAFVAFVLFGGLLVLKWRWIAWLHLPAATWGAVVEFTGWICPLTPLEHWLRAQAGEASSRSDSLVQYLLPALYPSGLTREIQILLGMLVLAVNLAIYGWLWHRTSVKTTRGAK, encoded by the coding sequence ATGATGTACCCCCTCCTAGCCAATCTGACCCTCATTGTTCACCTGGCATTCGTGGCCTTCGTCCTGTTCGGCGGGCTGCTCGTGCTGAAGTGGCGCTGGATCGCCTGGCTGCACCTGCCTGCTGCAACCTGGGGCGCGGTCGTCGAATTCACCGGCTGGATCTGTCCCCTCACGCCGCTGGAACATTGGCTGCGCGCGCAGGCAGGAGAAGCCTCCTCTCGTTCCGACTCCCTGGTACAATATCTCCTGCCGGCGCTCTATCCCTCCGGCCTCACGAGGGAGATTCAGATTCTACTCGGGATGCTGGTCTTGGCGGTGAACCTCGCGATCTATGGCTGGCTCTGGCACCGCACCAGCGTGAAGACAACGCGAGGCGCGAAGTAG
- a CDS encoding M23 family metallopeptidase: MGQGNGTENNDAYTVVIFRGSTAKPLRFSFSRKAIRKILIGLSILVLADALVISHYVIRTNEVWELAGFRAEAMSSREQTAAFSTAVDDLKKRLTSMKEVNQRLRVMLGIEAPKTGDMVNGRGGEDVPLPEGNVMPAIEKTQKSDASSLIPGSTEAAHAADSLLAGSNGLTEEEMIASIKNSIEWLSKEATVQEQFLQELSLAAEQKSSRWAATPSIWPVKGWVTSGFGPRVSPFTEKPAWHDGLDIGAAANAPVQAPAQGRVTMVGFDPKLGNLVKLDHGFGIETLYGHLAKSLVKEGQRVKRGEVVGLVGSSGLATGPHLHYMVKVYGQTLDPVKYILE, translated from the coding sequence ATGGGACAAGGAAACGGTACAGAAAATAACGACGCCTATACCGTCGTGATCTTTCGGGGCTCAACGGCTAAGCCGTTGCGGTTCAGCTTTTCCCGCAAAGCTATTCGTAAGATATTGATTGGATTGTCTATTCTTGTGTTGGCGGATGCGCTCGTTATTTCGCATTATGTGATCAGAACCAATGAAGTCTGGGAGCTTGCCGGGTTCCGCGCTGAGGCGATGAGTTCGCGGGAGCAGACGGCAGCCTTCTCGACGGCCGTTGACGACCTGAAGAAGCGTTTGACGAGCATGAAGGAGGTCAATCAACGCCTCCGGGTCATGCTGGGTATTGAAGCCCCTAAGACAGGGGACATGGTAAATGGGCGAGGCGGTGAAGACGTTCCCCTTCCAGAGGGCAATGTCATGCCTGCCATTGAAAAGACTCAGAAAAGTGACGCCAGCAGCCTGATCCCAGGCTCTACTGAAGCAGCCCATGCGGCTGATAGCCTCCTGGCCGGTTCGAATGGCCTCACTGAGGAGGAGATGATCGCCTCGATCAAGAATAGTATCGAATGGCTATCAAAAGAAGCGACGGTGCAGGAGCAGTTCCTTCAAGAGTTGTCCCTGGCTGCCGAGCAGAAGTCTTCTCGCTGGGCCGCTACTCCCTCCATTTGGCCCGTAAAGGGCTGGGTGACCTCCGGGTTTGGTCCGCGAGTGTCTCCCTTTACGGAAAAGCCGGCCTGGCATGACGGGCTGGATATCGGAGCTGCTGCCAATGCGCCGGTCCAGGCTCCCGCCCAAGGGCGCGTGACCATGGTCGGGTTTGACCCGAAGCTGGGCAATCTCGTGAAGCTGGACCACGGATTCGGTATCGAAACCCTCTATGGCCACTTGGCCAAGTCGTTAGTCAAAGAGGGGCAGCGCGTGAAGCGCGGGGAAGTCGTGGGTTTAGTCGGCAGCAGCGGGCTTGCTACAGGGCCCCATCTGCACTACATGGTCAAGGTCTATGGCCAGACGCTGGACCCGGTCAAGTACATCCTCGAATAG
- a CDS encoding formate--tetrahydrofolate ligase, with protein MTDIEINRSVKARPIQDIADQLGILASELLPYGRLKAKVSLDVLERLKSARLGRYVLVTAINPTPLGEGKTTTSIGLAMGLSRLGHRTAVTLRQPSLGPVFGIKGGGTGGGRAQVLPMEEINLHLTGDAHAVSASHNLLSAFVDNHLFHGNGLQIDPNRITWPRTLGISDRSLRQVSLGEGTAGRTGQFVITEASEVMAMLALASSQADLRRRLGQIIVGFTTGGKAVRAEELGCAGSMAVLLRDAPLPNLVQTLEGTPAFVHTGPFGNIAHGNCSIISDAIALRCADYVVTEAGFGSDLGAEKFFNIKCRLSGFKPAVAVVVATLRALKLHGGGGTVKAGVPLPAGLTGPNQEALVKGFANLEQHIANVKAHGVPVVVAVNAFVDDPVAELEWVRERSREVGAVDAAVSTHWADGGKGAEALAQAVARATEQPSSFRHLYDVAWPIKKKIQTIATEIYGASGVSFDPAAERDIEVAEQLGLDQLPICMAKTPLSLSHDPALKGRPTGFTLPIKEVRMLAGAGFLTAVCSGIQLMPGLPKKPAGERIGIDPATGEVVGLS; from the coding sequence ATGACAGACATTGAGATCAACCGATCCGTGAAGGCTCGTCCTATTCAGGATATCGCCGACCAGCTTGGTATCCTGGCTAGCGAGCTGCTGCCCTACGGAAGGCTGAAGGCAAAAGTCTCGCTGGATGTGCTTGAGCGGCTCAAATCGGCGCGCCTTGGCCGGTATGTGCTCGTGACCGCCATCAATCCGACTCCGCTCGGAGAAGGCAAAACGACTACGTCTATTGGGCTTGCCATGGGCCTTTCCCGCCTCGGCCATCGAACGGCCGTGACGCTTAGGCAGCCCTCGTTGGGGCCAGTGTTCGGGATCAAAGGCGGAGGAACGGGGGGAGGGAGAGCGCAAGTCCTTCCCATGGAAGAGATCAATCTTCATTTGACCGGCGATGCCCATGCCGTGTCCGCCAGCCACAATCTCCTCTCGGCCTTTGTCGATAATCACCTGTTTCATGGAAATGGACTGCAGATAGATCCGAATCGGATCACCTGGCCCAGGACTTTGGGGATCAGCGATCGGTCGCTCCGGCAGGTTTCGCTGGGTGAGGGGACGGCAGGTCGCACAGGCCAGTTTGTGATTACGGAAGCCTCGGAAGTCATGGCGATGCTGGCCTTGGCTTCGAGTCAGGCCGACTTGCGCCGCAGGCTCGGGCAGATCATCGTCGGGTTCACGACGGGTGGCAAGGCCGTGCGGGCAGAAGAGCTGGGCTGTGCCGGGTCTATGGCCGTTTTGCTCAGAGACGCGCCGTTGCCGAATTTAGTGCAGACGCTGGAGGGCACGCCGGCCTTCGTGCATACGGGCCCGTTTGGCAATATTGCTCATGGGAACTGTTCAATTATTTCCGATGCCATCGCCCTACGTTGTGCCGACTATGTCGTGACGGAGGCTGGATTCGGCAGCGATCTCGGGGCGGAGAAGTTCTTTAACATCAAGTGCCGCCTCTCAGGATTCAAGCCAGCGGTGGCCGTGGTTGTGGCGACCCTCCGAGCCCTCAAGCTTCACGGTGGCGGAGGAACGGTCAAGGCCGGTGTCCCGCTTCCGGCAGGGTTGACCGGGCCGAATCAGGAGGCTTTGGTCAAGGGTTTTGCGAACTTGGAGCAGCACATCGCGAACGTGAAGGCCCATGGAGTGCCGGTGGTTGTGGCGGTCAATGCGTTTGTGGATGATCCGGTGGCTGAGCTGGAATGGGTTCGCGAGAGGTCCAGAGAGGTTGGCGCGGTGGATGCTGCGGTCTCAACCCATTGGGCCGATGGAGGCAAGGGGGCGGAAGCCCTCGCGCAGGCTGTGGCCAGGGCTACAGAGCAACCATCATCGTTCAGGCATCTCTATGACGTGGCCTGGCCGATCAAGAAGAAGATTCAGACCATTGCGACAGAGATCTATGGAGCTTCGGGCGTATCGTTCGACCCAGCAGCCGAGCGGGATATCGAGGTGGCGGAGCAGCTTGGACTGGATCAGTTGCCCATCTGCATGGCCAAGACGCCGTTATCCTTGTCGCACGATCCTGCCTTGAAGGGGCGCCCAACCGGGTTTACGCTGCCGATCAAGGAAGTGCGAATGCTGGCAGGGGCCGGCTTCCTCACCGCAGTCTGTTCCGGCATTCAACTCATGCCGGGACTGCCCAAGAAGCCGGCAGGGGAACGGATCGGCATCGATCCAGCCACGGGCGAGGTTGTGGGGCTGTCCTGA
- a CDS encoding divalent-cation tolerance protein CutA: MATPRLKTASRQVLVILVTAANQKEAAKIANAMVSANLAACANIVPAIQSIYRWKGKIVKGREILIILKSTKARYPALEQAIKKLHSYETPEIIALSVSAGLDRYLAWVADETYN; the protein is encoded by the coding sequence ATGGCTACGCCACGTTTGAAGACAGCGTCCAGGCAAGTGCTGGTTATCCTGGTTACGGCGGCAAACCAAAAAGAGGCAGCCAAGATTGCCAATGCGATGGTGAGCGCCAACCTGGCGGCCTGCGCGAATATTGTTCCGGCGATTCAATCGATCTATCGCTGGAAGGGGAAGATTGTGAAAGGGCGGGAAATTCTCATCATCTTGAAGTCGACGAAAGCTCGGTATCCAGCCCTTGAACAGGCGATCAAGAAACTGCATTCCTATGAGACTCCCGAGATTATCGCACTGTCCGTTAGTGCAGGGCTTGATCGATATCTAGCATGGGTTGCCGATGAGACCTACAACTAA
- a CDS encoding arsenate reductase ArsC, whose protein sequence is MKQSVLFLCTGNSARSQMAEGWLRHLAGDRYEVFSAGTKPVGLNPGSVEAMAEVGIDIAQHRSKHVEEYAAQPLDYVVTVCDRAKETCPLWPGKTTLIHWSFDDPAAIADVEGRRLVFRRVRDEIASAIRQFLADREQ, encoded by the coding sequence ATGAAACAGTCGGTCCTCTTCCTCTGCACGGGCAATTCGGCGCGCAGCCAAATGGCAGAAGGCTGGTTGAGGCATCTGGCTGGTGACCGCTACGAGGTCTTCAGCGCGGGAACCAAGCCGGTCGGTCTGAATCCTGGATCGGTTGAGGCCATGGCTGAAGTCGGGATCGACATTGCACAGCATCGATCCAAACATGTCGAGGAATATGCGGCGCAGCCCCTCGACTATGTGGTGACGGTCTGCGATCGGGCCAAAGAAACCTGTCCCCTCTGGCCAGGCAAGACGACATTGATCCATTGGAGTTTCGATGACCCGGCAGCAATTGCAGACGTGGAGGGCCGCCGCCTCGTCTTTCGCCGCGTCCGCGACGAGATCGCCTCGGCCATTCGGCAGTTTCTGGCCGATCGAGAGCAGTAG
- a CDS encoding rhodanese-like domain-containing protein — MGFAISPKELKARLDKGDKLVLVDVREDWEYSLAKIDGSILIPLGTLPQSLAKLNHDSEIIAICHHGMRSADATNFLLQQGFPNVKNLVGGIDAWSTQVDGTVPRY; from the coding sequence ATGGGTTTTGCCATTTCCCCGAAAGAACTGAAAGCGCGACTCGACAAGGGCGACAAGCTGGTCCTGGTGGATGTGCGTGAGGATTGGGAATATTCGCTCGCAAAGATAGACGGTTCGATCCTGATTCCACTCGGAACCCTTCCGCAATCGCTGGCCAAGCTGAACCACGATTCGGAAATTATTGCCATCTGCCACCATGGCATGAGAAGCGCCGATGCGACGAACTTCCTGCTTCAACAGGGGTTCCCAAATGTGAAGAATTTGGTGGGAGGAATCGACGCCTGGTCGACTCAGGTCGATGGAACCGTCCCTCGATACTAG